GGCTGCTGCCCGGCTTCGTGGACGCGCACGTTCACCTGGGCATGCACGCCGAGGGCGAGGTCGGCGCCACCGCCGACGTCAACGAGATGACGGACCCGGTCATGGCCGGCGTCCGCGCGATCGACGCGATCGATCCGAACGAGCCCGGCTGGCGGGACGCCCTCGCCGGCGGCGTCACCACCGTCAACGTCAACCCCGGCTCCGGCAACCCGATCGGCGGGCAGGCCGTGGCCTTGCACACCCACGGCCGCACGGTGGACGAGATGGTCCTGCGCAGCCCCTCCGGACTGAAGTCGGCCCTCGGCGAGAACCCCAAGAACGTCTACAAGGAGAAGGGCCGGACCCCCTCCACCCGCCTGGGCACCGCGCTCGTGATCCGCCAGGCGTTCCAGAAGGCGCAGGGGTACATGGCGCGCCGCGCCGAGGCCGAGGCCGAGGGCAAGCCCTTCACCCGGGACCCCCACATGGAGGCCCTCGCCCTGGTGCTCGAGAAGAAGATCCCGTGGCGCCAGCACTGCCACCGCACGGACGACGTGGCCACCGCGCTGCGCCTGGCCGACGAGTTCGGCTACGACCTGGTCCTGGACCACGGCACCGAGGCGCACCCGATCGCGGACGTGCTCGCCGAGCGGGGCGTGCCCGTGCTGATCGGCCCCCTGTTCACCACGAAGTCCAAGCCGGAGCTGCGCGGGCGCTCGCTGCGCAACCCCGGCCGCCTGGCCCGCGCCGGCGTGGAGATCAGCATCATCACCGACCACCCGGTGATCCCGATCGACTTCCTCGTCTACCAGGCCGCGCTCGCGGTGAAGGAGGGCCTGGACCGGGACATCGCCCTGCGCGCCATCACGATCAACCCCGCGACGGTGCTCGGCCTCGACGGCCGCCTCGGGTCCCTCGAGACCGGCAAGGACGCGGACCTCGTCCTGTGGACCGGAGACCCGCTGGACGTCATGCAGCGCGCCCTGCGCGTGTGGATCGGCGGGCGGCAGGTCATGGAGTACGACGTCGACGCCCACCGGCCCGTGGTCGCCCCGGCCCGCCCTGTGGAGGACTGAGCGCTCAGCGGCGCACGCGGGAGCGCACGGGCGGCAGCCACAGGAGCACCGCGCCGAGCGCCATGACCAGGCCCAGCACGAGGAACAGCGCGTTGGGCCGGGTCGCCGCGGGGATGGCCAGCAGCACCGCGACGGTGGTGAGGGTGGAGATCGCCGAGCGGCGGCGGCGCAGGAGCCCGATCCAGCCCCACAGGGTGACGAGCGCGAGGGCGATCAGCACGCCGCCGAGGGTGTACTGGCCCGTGGCACCGCCGAGCGGGCCGACGGACTCCAGGCCGGTGAGCGGGTCGATGACCCTGCCGCCGCGGGCCTCCGCCCGGAGCCCGTTGGCGATGAACGTCCCGCCCAGGGCGGCCAGCAGCAGGCCCACGGCCAGCCACCACACGCGGGTCAGGCGCAGCAGCGGGTGGACGCGCCCGGCCTCGGCCGCGTCCCGTTCCTCGAGCTCGCGCGCCCGGCTCTCCCGCCGCTGCGCCCGCTGGGCCTCGTCCTCCTCCCGGACGCGGGTGCTCACCTCGGCGAGGCGCTCGGCGTCCCTCGCCTGCCCCTCGCGGAAGGCGCGTCCTGCCTCCCCGGCGGCGTGGCCCACGCGCTCGCGCACGGGCCCGACCCGCTCGGCGGCCTGCGCGGCGCGGTCCTTGAGGCCGGGCCGGTCCGCGGAGGGGGTGCGCCGAGCTCGCTCGTCACGTTCGGCGGTCTGGTTCTCACGGAAGGCCCGGGCGGCGCGGCCGGCGGCGCGGGCGATGCGGTCGCTGCTGTTCTCTGGCACGGCCCGAGCCTAACGGGCACGCCGCCCCCGGGGCCCGGGGCGGTCCGCGCGGCGGGGTGGGCGAGCGCACACCCGGCGAGGGCCGGGGGAGGCGGGACGTCGCGTAGACTGGGCGGACCGGATCCGGTCATTTCCCCCTGTGTTGAAGAGCGTGGACGCGTGAGCCATGCCGTTGGATGCAGATGTCGTGCAGATGTGTGTGAGGGGTCGCGAACGTCGCGGCCCGCGGGGGTTCTCCGGCTGGACGGTGCACCATTCCCAGCAGCCCCCGCGCCCCACGACGACGACCCGCGACCGTCGTCCTGGCGCGCGCCTGCGCATCCCCAGGAGGACGTCATGACGACCCAGAACGAGACCACCACCCCCGCCCCCGTGGAGGACCCCGAGCTCGTGGAGACCGAGGCCGAGGTCGATGCCGACGTCGAGACCCCCGAGCCCGCCGGCCCCACCTTCCTCTCCCTCGGCCTGGACGCCCGCGTGCTGGCCGCCGTCGAGGACCTCGGCTACGAGCGCCCCTCGCCCATCCAGGAGGCCACGATCCCGCTGCTGCTCGAGGGCCGCGACGTCGTCGGCCTGGCGCAGACCGGCACGGGCAAGACCGGCGCGTTCGCGCTGCCGGCGCTGTCCCGGCTCGCCGAGATCCAGGACGTCAACGGCCGCTCCGGCGCCCCGCAGATCCTGGCGTTGGCCCCCACCCGCGAGCTCGCCATCCAGGTGGCCGAGGCCTTCGACACCTACGCCAAGCACCTCGACGACGTGTCCGTGCTGGCCGTCTACGGCGGCTCGCCGTACGGCCCGCAGCTGTCGGCCCTGCGCCGCGGCGCCCAGGTCATCGTCGGCACCCCCGGCCGCGTGATCGACCACATCGAGCGCGGCTCCCTCGACCTGTCCCAGCTGCAGACCCTCGTCCTGGACGAGGCGGACGAGATGCTGCGCATGGGCTTCGCGGAGGAGGTGGACAAGATCCTCGCGGAGACCCCGAAGGGCAAGCAGACCGCGCTGTTCTCCGCCACCATGCCCCCGGCCATCCGCCGCATCTCCGCGCAGTACCTGAACGACCCGGAGGAGGTGGCGACGGCCCGCCAGTCCACCACCGGCACCAACATCCGGCAGCGGTACGTGCAGGTCGCGCACCAGTGGAAGTTCGAGGCCATGACGCGCATCCTCGAGACCGAGGACCACGAGGGCGTCATCGCCTTCGTGCGCACCCGCGCCGGCACGGACGAGCTCGCCCAGCGCCTGAACCAGGCGGGCTTCTCCGCGGTCGCCATCTCCGGCGACGTCGCGCAGAAGCAGCGCGAGAAGACCGTGG
This Micrococcus flavus DNA region includes the following protein-coding sequences:
- a CDS encoding amidohydrolase, whose protein sequence is MSITAYINAHVVPVTAEPFDGTLIVEDGRITALGPDVEAPAGAETIDCEGRWLLPGFVDAHVHLGMHAEGEVGATADVNEMTDPVMAGVRAIDAIDPNEPGWRDALAGGVTTVNVNPGSGNPIGGQAVALHTHGRTVDEMVLRSPSGLKSALGENPKNVYKEKGRTPSTRLGTALVIRQAFQKAQGYMARRAEAEAEGKPFTRDPHMEALALVLEKKIPWRQHCHRTDDVATALRLADEFGYDLVLDHGTEAHPIADVLAERGVPVLIGPLFTTKSKPELRGRSLRNPGRLARAGVEISIITDHPVIPIDFLVYQAALAVKEGLDRDIALRAITINPATVLGLDGRLGSLETGKDADLVLWTGDPLDVMQRALRVWIGGRQVMEYDVDAHRPVVAPARPVED